One genomic segment of Acidimicrobiales bacterium includes these proteins:
- the rplC gene encoding 50S ribosomal protein L3 — protein sequence MANKAIVGEKVGMTQVWDEDNRVLPVTVLRVRPNRVVQVKTTERDGYTALQVTVGRKDATKLTRPEAGHFAAGGVDAGERLVELRLDDVDGYEVGQEITVESLADQGRVDVTAVSKGKGFAGVMKRHGFKGQRASHGAHKVHRKPGAVGQCATPSRIFRGKRMPGRMGNQKTTTLNLEVVQADPERELLLVRGSVPGPRGATVLIRDAVKGAR from the coding sequence ATGGCCAACAAGGCAATCGTCGGCGAAAAGGTCGGCATGACTCAGGTCTGGGATGAGGACAACCGCGTCCTTCCCGTCACCGTGCTCCGCGTCCGTCCCAACCGAGTTGTTCAGGTCAAGACCACCGAGCGGGACGGGTACACAGCGCTCCAGGTGACCGTGGGCCGAAAGGACGCGACGAAGCTCACCCGTCCCGAGGCCGGCCATTTTGCCGCCGGTGGTGTCGATGCCGGGGAACGGCTCGTCGAGCTGCGCCTCGACGACGTCGACGGCTACGAGGTGGGCCAGGAGATCACCGTGGAGTCGCTGGCCGACCAGGGTCGGGTCGACGTGACGGCGGTCAGCAAGGGCAAGGGCTTCGCCGGCGTCATGAAGCGCCATGGCTTCAAGGGTCAGCGTGCCTCGCACGGCGCTCACAAGGTCCACCGCAAGCCGGGTGCCGTCGGCCAGTGCGCCACCCCGTCCCGTATCTTCCGGGGCAAGCGCATGCCGGGTCGGATGGGTAACCAGAAGACCACCACCCTGAACCTCGAGGTCGTGCAGGCTGATCCGGAGCGCGAGCTCCTATTGGTGCGTGGATCGGTTCCCGGCCCGCGCGGGGCCACCGTCCTCATCCGCGACGCCGTCAAGGGAGCCCGGTGA
- a CDS encoding AI-2E family transporter, whose amino-acid sequence MTEPATHHTLPPWVRRAVLALMAGLAGLWILRSVVSSLRPLLLVLLVSFFVSFALEPAVNRLERTGLRRGPGTALVMLAVVGALGGFGVQVGSLLAEQVTDFSENVPRYLEDIDGWLEDSFGIQNATADLRADYDTGALAQRLGDVADDLARFGTTVANVLFQLFTVGLFTFYLVAEGPKLRRLVCSFLAERHQRHVLEVWDLAIEKTGGYILSRSLLALGSSLVHWAAFELIGLPSSLALALWVGVMSQFVPVVGTYIAGALPLVIALLGNPADGLWVFVVVAVYQQFENYLLAPRITSHTMQLHVAVAFGAVIAGSAVLGVVGALLALPAAATIQSVIAAEAERHEVAEHLIAESSQRRGHGPAGDQEH is encoded by the coding sequence ATGACCGAACCGGCGACCCACCACACGCTCCCCCCATGGGTCCGTCGTGCCGTGTTGGCCTTGATGGCCGGCCTGGCCGGCCTGTGGATCCTCCGGAGCGTCGTCAGCTCATTGCGGCCCCTGCTGCTGGTCCTGCTGGTGTCGTTCTTTGTCTCGTTCGCCCTTGAACCGGCCGTCAACCGGTTGGAACGGACGGGCCTCCGTCGGGGTCCGGGCACGGCCCTCGTAATGCTGGCCGTGGTCGGCGCCCTCGGTGGCTTCGGCGTGCAGGTGGGAAGCCTGCTGGCCGAGCAGGTCACCGACTTCAGCGAGAACGTGCCCCGCTACCTGGAGGACATCGACGGCTGGTTGGAAGACAGTTTCGGCATCCAGAACGCCACGGCTGACCTCCGGGCCGACTACGACACCGGCGCCCTGGCCCAACGGCTGGGAGACGTGGCCGACGACCTGGCCCGCTTTGGGACCACAGTGGCGAACGTTCTGTTCCAGCTGTTCACCGTCGGGCTTTTCACGTTCTACCTGGTGGCCGAGGGTCCGAAGCTACGCCGCTTGGTCTGCTCTTTCCTGGCCGAGCGACACCAGCGCCACGTGCTGGAGGTCTGGGACCTGGCCATAGAGAAGACAGGCGGCTACATACTCTCTCGTAGCCTCCTGGCCCTGGGCTCCTCGCTCGTCCACTGGGCGGCCTTCGAGCTGATTGGCCTGCCGTCCTCGCTGGCCCTGGCCCTCTGGGTGGGCGTCATGTCCCAGTTCGTTCCCGTGGTCGGTACCTACATCGCCGGGGCCCTTCCCCTGGTCATCGCTCTGCTGGGTAACCCGGCAGACGGCCTGTGGGTCTTCGTGGTGGTAGCCGTCTACCAGCAGTTTGAGAACTACCTGCTCGCCCCCCGGATTACCTCCCACACCATGCAGTTACACGTGGCGGTGGCCTTCGGGGCCGTGATCGCCGGCTCGGCAGTCCTCGGCGTGGTCGGTGCCTTGCTGGCCCTGCCGGCCGCGGCGACCATCCAGTCGGTGATCGCCGCCGAGGCCGAACGGCACGAGGTGGCTGAACACCTGATCGCTGAAAGCAGCCAGCGGCGGGGACATGGCCCCGCCGGCGACCAGGAACACTGA
- the rpsJ gene encoding 30S ribosomal protein S10 — translation MAVGQKIRIRLKAYDHEVIDQSTKKIVETVRRTQADLRGPVPLPTEKHRYTVIRGPFKDKDSREHFEMRIHKRLLDILNPSPKTVDSLQRLDLPAGVDIEIKIQQA, via the coding sequence ATGGCTGTAGGGCAAAAGATCCGGATCCGGCTGAAGGCCTACGACCACGAGGTCATCGACCAGTCGACGAAGAAGATCGTCGAGACGGTTCGACGTACCCAGGCCGACCTTCGGGGGCCTGTTCCCCTGCCGACCGAGAAGCACCGCTACACGGTCATCCGTGGTCCCTTCAAGGACAAGGACTCCCGGGAGCACTTCGAGATGCGCATCCACAAGCGCCTGCTCGACATTCTGAACCCCTCGCCCAAGACGGTGGACTCGCTGCAACGCCTGGACCTTCCAGCCGGCGTCGATATCGAGATCAAGATCCAACAGGCCTGA
- the tuf gene encoding elongation factor Tu encodes MAKAQFERNKPHVNVGTMGHIDHGKTTLTAAITKVLSDRDPESTQFTGFEDIDKAPEERERGITINVSHVEYETPNRHYAHVDMPGHADYIKNMITGAAQVDGAILVVSAADGPMPQTREHVLLARQVGVPKIIVALNKCDMVDDDELLELVEMEVRELLDEYDFPGDDTPVVRVSALKALEGDSDAGDQVVELMTQVDDYIPTPERDVAKPFLMPIEDVFSITGRGTVVTGRIEQGVVNTGDKIEIIGIRDTQTTVCTGVEMFRKLLDEGQAGDNIGALLRGIEKDEVQRGQVLAKPGSITPHTQFESQVYVLTKNEGGRHKPFFSNYRPQFYFRTTDVTGMIELPEGTEMCMPGDNTTMTVELIAPIAMDEGLRFAIREGGRTVGAGAVTKIIK; translated from the coding sequence ATGGCCAAGGCCCAGTTCGAGCGCAACAAGCCCCACGTGAACGTGGGAACCATGGGACACATCGACCATGGGAAGACAACCCTGACCGCGGCGATCACCAAGGTCCTCTCGGACCGCGATCCCGAGTCCACGCAGTTCACCGGCTTCGAGGACATCGACAAGGCGCCCGAAGAGCGCGAGCGCGGTATCACGATCAACGTGAGTCACGTCGAGTACGAGACCCCGAACCGGCACTACGCCCACGTCGACATGCCGGGCCACGCCGACTACATCAAGAACATGATCACCGGTGCCGCCCAGGTGGACGGCGCCATCCTGGTGGTGTCGGCGGCCGACGGCCCTATGCCCCAGACCCGTGAGCACGTTCTGCTGGCTCGCCAGGTCGGTGTGCCGAAGATCATCGTGGCCCTCAACAAGTGCGACATGGTCGACGACGACGAGCTGCTAGAGCTGGTCGAGATGGAGGTACGCGAACTCCTCGACGAGTACGACTTCCCCGGTGACGACACCCCGGTCGTGCGAGTCTCGGCGCTGAAGGCCCTGGAGGGCGACAGCGATGCCGGTGACCAGGTCGTGGAGCTGATGACCCAGGTCGACGACTACATCCCGACGCCCGAGCGCGACGTGGCAAAGCCGTTCCTGATGCCGATCGAGGACGTGTTCTCGATCACCGGCCGCGGCACCGTGGTGACCGGCCGCATCGAGCAGGGAGTCGTGAATACGGGCGACAAGATCGAGATCATTGGTATCCGCGACACCCAGACCACCGTCTGCACCGGTGTCGAGATGTTCCGCAAACTCCTCGACGAGGGTCAGGCCGGCGACAACATCGGTGCCCTGCTGCGGGGCATCGAAAAGGATGAGGTCCAGCGTGGCCAGGTGCTAGCCAAGCCGGGTTCGATCACCCCGCACACCCAGTTCGAGTCCCAGGTCTACGTGCTGACCAAGAACGAGGGTGGCCGCCACAAGCCGTTCTTCTCGAACTACCGCCCGCAGTTCTACTTCCGGACCACCGACGTGACCGGCATGATCGAGTTGCCTGAGGGCACCGAGATGTGCATGCCCGGTGACAACACCACCATGACCGTCGAGCTCATCGCCCCGATCGCCATGGATGAGGGTCTCCGTTTCGCCATCCGCGAGGGTGGCCGCACCGTGGGTGCCGGCGCCGTCACCAAGATCATCAAGTAG
- the fusA gene encoding elongation factor G yields MATRHPLDKTRNIGIMAHIDAGKTTTTERILYYTGVNYKIGEVHDGAATMDWMEQEQERGITITSAATSCFWNDHRINIIDTPGHVDFTVEVERSLRVLDGAVAVFDGVAGVEPQTETVWRQADRYNVPRMCFINKMDRTGADFFFVLGTIRERLGCKAAVIQLPIGAESDFTGVVDLVEMNALVWQSGDLGASWDIVDIPADLVDMAEEYRAELIDVLSEFDENILEKFVSEEEITATDLRSAVRTGTLAGHCVPILTGTAFKNKGVQPLLDAVVDYLPSPIDLPPVEGVHPRTGDTVERGADDSAPFAALAFKIMTDPHVGKLTYFRAYSGILEKGSAVMNSRTENKERIGRILEMHANDREDRDDVRTGDIVAGIGLKNTRTGDTLCAPDHPIVLEQLEFPRPVIHVAVEPRSKADQDKMGRALGALAEEDPTFTVRSDEETGQTIIGGMGELHLEVLVDRMLREFRVDANVGKPQVAYRETITKAVTDHRYTHKKQTGGSGQYAEIVASLEPYSDDDSTYLFEDNVKGGRIPKEYIPSVDAGVQLATTNGPVAGFPVLGLKISLNDGKSHDVDSSEMAFKIAAQAWFREAMRMAKPVLLEPVMSVEVVTPEDYMGDVVGDLNSRRGRVGQMEARGTNQVVSAQVPLSEMFGYATDLRSRTQGRATYTMQFDSYQQTPGSVQEEITRRIHGE; encoded by the coding sequence ATGGCAACGCGACACCCCCTCGACAAGACCCGCAACATTGGGATCATGGCCCACATCGACGCGGGCAAGACCACGACGACCGAGCGGATCCTCTACTACACCGGTGTGAACTACAAGATCGGTGAAGTCCACGACGGCGCCGCCACCATGGACTGGATGGAGCAGGAGCAGGAGCGAGGGATCACCATTACATCGGCGGCCACCAGCTGCTTCTGGAATGACCACCGCATCAACATCATCGACACCCCGGGCCACGTGGACTTCACCGTGGAGGTGGAGCGCTCGTTACGGGTCCTAGACGGTGCGGTGGCCGTGTTCGACGGTGTGGCTGGTGTGGAACCTCAGACCGAGACGGTGTGGCGTCAGGCCGACCGGTACAACGTCCCCCGGATGTGCTTCATCAACAAGATGGACCGCACTGGGGCCGACTTCTTTTTCGTGCTGGGTACCATCCGGGAGCGCCTGGGCTGCAAGGCGGCGGTCATCCAGTTGCCGATCGGCGCCGAGTCGGACTTCACCGGGGTGGTCGACCTGGTGGAGATGAACGCCCTGGTCTGGCAGAGCGGGGATCTGGGTGCGTCTTGGGACATTGTCGACATCCCGGCCGACCTGGTGGACATGGCTGAGGAGTACCGGGCCGAACTCATCGACGTCCTTTCGGAGTTCGACGAGAACATTCTGGAGAAGTTCGTCAGCGAGGAGGAGATCACAGCCACCGACTTGCGGTCGGCCGTGCGGACCGGCACCCTGGCTGGGCACTGTGTCCCAATCCTCACCGGGACGGCATTCAAGAATAAGGGCGTGCAGCCCCTGCTGGACGCTGTGGTGGATTACCTCCCGTCACCTATCGATCTCCCCCCTGTCGAAGGTGTGCACCCTCGGACGGGTGACACCGTAGAGCGCGGTGCTGATGACTCAGCGCCCTTCGCCGCCCTGGCCTTCAAGATCATGACTGATCCCCACGTGGGCAAGCTCACGTACTTCCGGGCTTACAGCGGCATTTTGGAAAAGGGTTCAGCGGTCATGAACTCACGCACCGAGAACAAGGAGCGCATCGGCCGCATTCTGGAGATGCACGCCAATGACCGCGAGGACCGTGACGACGTCCGGACGGGCGACATTGTGGCCGGCATCGGCCTGAAGAACACCCGGACCGGCGACACCCTGTGTGCCCCGGACCATCCCATCGTGCTGGAGCAGTTGGAGTTTCCGCGGCCGGTCATCCACGTGGCAGTGGAGCCGCGGTCCAAGGCTGACCAGGACAAGATGGGCAGGGCCCTCGGCGCCCTAGCCGAGGAGGACCCCACCTTCACCGTCCGGAGCGACGAGGAGACTGGCCAGACCATCATCGGCGGAATGGGTGAGCTCCACCTCGAGGTGCTGGTCGACCGGATGCTCCGGGAGTTCCGGGTGGATGCCAACGTGGGTAAGCCGCAGGTCGCGTACCGGGAGACCATCACCAAGGCGGTCACAGACCACCGGTACACCCACAAGAAGCAGACCGGCGGGTCGGGCCAGTACGCCGAGATCGTGGCCAGCCTGGAGCCCTACAGCGACGACGATTCGACATACCTATTTGAGGACAACGTCAAGGGTGGACGCATCCCCAAGGAGTACATCCCGTCGGTGGACGCCGGCGTGCAGCTAGCCACCACCAACGGACCGGTAGCTGGCTTTCCGGTCCTGGGACTGAAGATCAGCCTCAACGACGGCAAGTCGCACGACGTGGACTCCTCCGAGATGGCGTTCAAGATCGCCGCGCAGGCCTGGTTCCGGGAGGCCATGCGCATGGCCAAGCCGGTCCTGCTGGAGCCGGTGATGTCCGTCGAGGTCGTCACCCCCGAGGACTACATGGGCGACGTAGTGGGCGACCTCAACTCCCGTCGGGGTCGGGTTGGTCAGATGGAAGCCCGGGGTACCAACCAGGTGGTCAGCGCTCAGGTGCCGCTGTCCGAGATGTTCGGGTACGCTACTGACCTGCGTTCGCGCACCCAAGGTCGCGCGACCTACACCATGCAGTTTGACTCGTATCAGCAGACTCCCGGGTCGGTGCAGGAGGAGATCACCCGCCGTATACACGGTGAGTGA
- the rpsG gene encoding 30S ribosomal protein S7, which yields MPRKGPADRRELTPDPVYRSTVVTQLVNKVLQRGKRSTAERIVYTALSTVEQKTGSEPVGTLKRAIDNVRPQLEVRSRRVGGATYQVPVEVRPRRANTLAVRWLVNYSRDRRERSMAERLANEIMDASNGLGSSVKRREDLHKMAESNKAFAHYRW from the coding sequence GTGCCGCGCAAGGGCCCCGCCGATCGTCGTGAGTTGACTCCAGACCCGGTCTACCGGTCCACGGTGGTCACCCAGCTCGTCAACAAAGTGCTGCAACGAGGCAAGCGTTCCACCGCCGAGCGCATCGTCTACACCGCACTCTCCACCGTTGAGCAAAAGACGGGCAGCGAGCCGGTCGGCACCCTGAAACGGGCTATCGACAATGTCCGTCCGCAACTCGAGGTGCGTAGCCGCCGGGTCGGTGGTGCCACCTACCAGGTGCCGGTCGAGGTCCGTCCCCGTCGGGCAAATACGCTGGCCGTCCGCTGGCTGGTCAATTACTCCCGTGACCGTCGCGAGCGATCGATGGCTGAGCGGCTGGCTAACGAGATCATGGATGCTTCGAACGGCCTAGGTTCATCGGTGAAGCGCCGGGAGGACCTCCACAAGATGGCCGAGTCCAACAAGGCGTTCGCCCACTACCGGTGGTGA
- the rpsL gene encoding 30S ribosomal protein S12, translated as MPTIQQLVRKGRQSKRRKEATPALKGAPQRRGVCTRVYTTTPKKPNSALRKVARVRLTTGVEVTAYIPGEGHNLQEHSIVLIRGGRVKDLPGVRYKVIRGTLDTSGVGQRRQARSRYGTKKEG; from the coding sequence GTGCCCACCATCCAGCAACTGGTCCGCAAGGGCCGTCAGTCCAAGCGCCGCAAGGAAGCCACGCCTGCGCTTAAGGGAGCGCCCCAGCGGCGCGGGGTGTGCACCCGGGTCTACACCACCACACCGAAAAAGCCGAACTCCGCGCTACGCAAGGTGGCTCGTGTCCGCCTCACCACGGGTGTCGAGGTCACGGCCTACATCCCCGGTGAGGGACACAACCTCCAGGAGCACTCCATCGTGCTCATCCGCGGTGGCCGCGTGAAGGACCTCCCCGGTGTCCGCTACAAGGTGATCCGCGGGACGCTGGACACCTCGGGCGTCGGTCAGCGACGCCAGGCTCGTAGCCGCTACGGCACGAAAAAGGAAGGCTGA